The nucleotide sequence CCAGTTCTTCCAAACACACTCGCGCCTCGAGACGGGCCAGGGAGGCACCGAGGCAAAAGTGCCGCCCAAACCCGAAACTGGCGATCTGTTGCAGTTCGCGCTCCGGCCGGTCGAGGTCGTAGCGGTGGGCCTGCGCAAAGACCCTCTCGTCGCGGTTGGCTGATCCGACGACCAGCAGCACGCGGTCACCCGCAGGAATGGTGGTGTTGTGCAGGGTCACATCCTCGGTGGCGATCCGGGCCAGCATCTGCGTCGACGTGTCGTACCGCAGTGTCTCTTCGATCCAGGTTGGCACCCGCGCCGGATCCCGGAAGGGCTTAGCCCGCTGATCGGGGTTTTTCCACGCCCAGTACCAGGCGTTGCCGAGCAGTTTGGTGGTGGTCTCGTTCCCGGCCACCACCATGAGAAACAGGAAGCCCATGATCTCATCGTCGGTCAGGTGGTCGCCGTCTACCTCGGCGGCGAGGAGGGCCGAGGTGAGGTCGGTGGTGGGCGCCATCCGCCGCTGCCTGAGCATGTCGGCGTAGTAGGCCACCAGGGCGAAAGCGGCATCCACCCCGGCGGGGGGCACGTCGTCCATGCCTTCCTCCCGGTGCACCAACAGGTCCGACAGGCGGCGCAGTTCGGCGCGGTCGGCCACGGGCACGCCGATCAGTTCGCTGATCACATCCATCGGAAGTTTGCCGGCCAGGTCATCCACAAAATCGAAGGTTCCCTGTTCGATCGCCACCTCGAGGTACGAGCGGGTGAGTTCACGAATACGGGGTTCGAGTTCGGCTACTCGGCGCGGCGTGAAGCCTCGCGATACGAGCCCCCGCATCCGACCATGCCGGGGCGGGTCCATCGCCAGAAAAGACATCGTTCGGTGGGCATGCGGCCCGGAGGCCGCCGGATCGAGCGATACCCCGTGGGCCGATGAGAGGCGGGCGCTGTCGCGAAAACCGTCCACCACGTCGGCGTGTCGCGATAGCGCCCAAAATCCGCCACTGTCGCGGTCGTTGCGATACACCGGGGCTTCGTCGCGCAGACGTTGGTAGGTAGGGAAGGGGTCCTCGTGCATCTCGTAGTGGTAGGGGTTGTAGACCAGCGCCGTCATGCCGCCCCCCGCAGAACTAACACGGCCACTTCGTCCATCCGGTCGGCTAGTTCTGAGTAGGTGAAATACCCCATTCCCGCCTGCAACAATGCACCCGCCAGGGCCAGGTTCAGTGTCCGCAACACGGCGGGGTTGGCGCTCGCCCCGAGCGCGCTGGCGAGGTAGTCGTTGAAGGCGGCCCCGATGCGACCGCGTAGCCGATCCACGTTGGGATCGGCGGCGAGAACGGCGGTGGTGGAGGCGGCGGCGAGGGCGGGTTCCTCGGCGATGAGCAACGACAGGTTGGCGAGAGCACACGACAATCGTTCGCCTAACGAACCGCTACTGGGAGGCGCCGGTAGCCGCTGCAGGCGCCGCCAGAACACCTCGGCCACCAGGTGATCCTTGGAGGCGAAATAGGTGTACGCACTGGCTGGCGAAACCTGGGCTCGGCGCGCCACGTTGCGCACGGTGAGGCCGTCGTAGCCGTGCTGTCGGAGTTCGGTCATGGCTGCGTCCACGAGGGCGTCAACCCGATCTGATCTTTGGCCTGCCGCGGCGCGGCGAGCAGGGGCCGGAACCGCCGTACTGGACATGTGTCCAGACAGTAGTCTCGCCTTATGCCGCCCAGCAACCACCCTGAGAACCTCTCCGACCGACCCGATTACAGCGGGCCCTTCGACCCAGACTTCCGCTACGAGGACCTGTCCAAGGAAGCCCTGGTGCGCCTGGTGCGCGAGTACGCCATGATCGTGCACCTGCTTGATCGCTCGATGTGCGCCGCCATCGGCATCAAATACGGGCAAGAGGTAGTGGAGGAACTGGCCATCGAAGAGTGGCGCGGTGCATCACCTATCTACAACGAGCGACTGCGAGCGGCGCTGGGCATTCAGGGCGACGGCGTGGAGGCCATCTTCAAGTCGCTGCAACTCGATCCCGGCTTCCCGCACCACTATCTCGACGTGCGCTACGAGGTAGTGGACGACACGCACGGGTTCTTCGAACTGCGGTCGTGCGGGGCACTGATGGATGTGGAGCCCTGGGGAGAGCGGGCGATCACCGGCATGTGCCACACCATCGAAGACGCCACCTTCGACCCCACTGCGCAGGCTGTGAACCCCAAAGCGCATATCACCCATGTGCACCGCCCGCCCCGTCTACCGGCCGATCGCGTACCGCACTGTCGCTGGGAAATCACCATCGACGACGACAACGTGACGCTCGAAGAACCACCCATCACCACGATGACCCGCGCCACCACGGCGGCAACCTTCCAGTTCCCCCCCATGCGAGACGGCACCCCCCACCTGCCCCCGTCTACCACCAACGTGCAGATCAACTAACCGCTAAGGACACGGGAAGATCACTCGGCGGCGCGCTTGGCGGCGGTGGCGATGAGGGTCTCGACCGCACTGTTCATCTTGGCCCCGCTGGGCCAACCGGCGTAGTGCGTGAGGAAGATCACGATCTCCCGCAGTTCGTGCGCCGATAACTCCTCGTTGCCCAAACCCGCCTCGAGTTGCAAACCGAGTACGTCGTCCATTCCCCGACCCACCAGCAGGCCGATCAACAGCAGGCGACGGTCGCGATACGACAGTCCTTCTCGCTCCCAGATCTCGGCGAAGAGGTGTTCAACGGTGTACCCGAAGAAATCCCCCGGGCCGTCTCCCACGGTCGGCCACCCGTAGACCGAAGCCATCACCTCGAGGCCCCGCTGACGCTTGTCGGGATCGCTGTCCATGTCGTCTCCCATCGTTGGTTTGCGGCCGATAGTGGCCCACGCAAGGCTGAATATCTACGCTAGGGGCGATGGTGGCGCGCAGCGGGGCAACGGGATCTCGGCCTCGCCGGGACCAGGGGGCCAGATTATGCGTGGTCCTCGGCATCCTCGGGGGGGTGGTGGCCTTGCTGGCTGGGTGTGGCTTGCGCTCGGCCCCGGCCACCGTCACCCCCACCGTG is from Acidimicrobiia bacterium and encodes:
- a CDS encoding cytochrome P450 encodes the protein MTALVYNPYHYEMHEDPFPTYQRLRDEAPVYRNDRDSGGFWALSRHADVVDGFRDSARLSSAHGVSLDPAASGPHAHRTMSFLAMDPPRHGRMRGLVSRGFTPRRVAELEPRIRELTRSYLEVAIEQGTFDFVDDLAGKLPMDVISELIGVPVADRAELRRLSDLLVHREEGMDDVPPAGVDAAFALVAYYADMLRQRRMAPTTDLTSALLAAEVDGDHLTDDEIMGFLFLMVVAGNETTTKLLGNAWYWAWKNPDQRAKPFRDPARVPTWIEETLRYDTSTQMLARIATEDVTLHNTTIPAGDRVLLVVGSANRDERVFAQAHRYDLDRPERELQQIASFGFGRHFCLGASLARLEARVCLEELVAQVAHYDIDPSGIRRVHSVNVRGFAALPTTVVPR
- a CDS encoding TetR/AcrR family transcriptional regulator, which codes for MSSTAVPAPARRAAAGQRSDRVDALVDAAMTELRQHGYDGLTVRNVARRAQVSPASAYTYFASKDHLVAEVFWRRLQRLPAPPSSGSLGERLSCALANLSLLIAEEPALAAASTTAVLAADPNVDRLRGRIGAAFNDYLASALGASANPAVLRTLNLALAGALLQAGMGYFTYSELADRMDEVAVLVLRGAA
- a CDS encoding carboxymuconolactone decarboxylase family protein, translated to MGDDMDSDPDKRQRGLEVMASVYGWPTVGDGPGDFFGYTVEHLFAEIWEREGLSYRDRRLLLIGLLVGRGMDDVLGLQLEAGLGNEELSAHELREIVIFLTHYAGWPSGAKMNSAVETLIATAAKRAAE